From the genome of Polyangiaceae bacterium, one region includes:
- a CDS encoding histidine triad nucleotide-binding protein — protein sequence MSDCLFCKIANKTIPAQVVYEDDRALAFRDINPAAPTHVLVIPRRHIATIDDAQPGDEAEMGHLFLVAAAVARQEGLERGYRTVMNCKADAGQSVFHVHLHVLGGRALGWPPMPS from the coding sequence ATGAGCGACTGCCTGTTCTGTAAGATCGCGAACAAGACCATCCCGGCGCAGGTCGTATACGAGGACGACCGCGCGCTCGCCTTTCGCGACATCAATCCCGCGGCCCCCACCCACGTGCTGGTCATTCCGCGTCGCCACATCGCCACTATTGACGATGCACAACCGGGCGACGAAGCGGAGATGGGGCACTTGTTCCTGGTGGCCGCAGCGGTTGCGCGACAAGAAGGGCTGGAGCGCGGCTACCGGACAGTGATGAACTGCAAGGCCGACGCTGGGCAAAGCGTGTTCCACGTCCACCTGCACGTGCTCGGCGGCAGAGCGCTGGGCTGGCCGCCGATGCCCTCGTGA
- a CDS encoding TonB-dependent receptor, translated as MAFAVTLLAAPRLFAQQDDSDATREVVVHGQRKPLHGARDESVSSSRIPRERLTRPGADASTVLAETPGAQLTRSGSGAELSTLSLRATSSAQTPVFLGGVRLNDDLTGTADVSRVPLWMLDRIEVYRGGAPTALSQWGIGGAVVFEPRVPRFSGLHAGGAVGSFGMRSTSVGASARGADGSASLGLRLAAADNDFSYLDDGGTAFDGSDDRVRVRHNADHRETDVWSLGEWRLGRVRVQSTLNAFDREQGAAGIALIPAERARSHTRRLLLGTEALVPCARAARCELSFATDALWTSHAVSDPDRELGLGASYTRLVGIRLGQSARLLGELGPIVAVAGLRAEHSALQSDVGNASRALRRSARSSGEVRAALTEQLTLVVAGAAEMHSTRGTDGREHAALSPFARGAFLLSLLRELTLRASATWAERPPTLGELYGVSAVSLGNSELQAERALSAELGVSTRARGVAGEFEADLAGFCRDTNELIAFRRSGFGVLRPFNLGSTRVLGAELSARADLVQHLELDAAVTAMEPRDISADRTTTNDLLPFQSRLTSYGRVGGYVAFERGAVSRTSLGMSLRTRSSRVADPAGLIVLPGSEIVSADAAIALLDQHLRLRAAAENLFDQRELDLLGFPLPGRAVFVGAELALALR; from the coding sequence ATGGCATTCGCGGTGACCCTGCTGGCGGCTCCTCGGCTTTTCGCGCAGCAGGACGACAGCGATGCGACGCGGGAGGTCGTCGTGCACGGGCAGCGCAAACCGCTCCATGGTGCTCGTGACGAGAGTGTGAGTTCGTCGCGCATTCCCCGCGAGCGATTGACCCGTCCCGGCGCAGACGCTTCGACGGTGCTTGCGGAGACGCCCGGCGCCCAGCTCACCCGATCGGGCTCCGGCGCCGAGCTGTCGACCCTCAGCTTGCGCGCCACCTCCAGCGCCCAGACGCCGGTATTTCTTGGGGGTGTGCGCTTGAACGACGACTTGACCGGCACTGCCGACGTGAGCCGCGTTCCCTTGTGGATGCTCGATCGAATCGAAGTCTATCGCGGCGGCGCGCCAACGGCGCTCTCGCAATGGGGCATCGGTGGCGCGGTGGTTTTCGAGCCGCGCGTGCCTCGATTCAGCGGCCTCCACGCAGGCGGAGCCGTCGGTAGCTTCGGCATGCGGTCCACGTCGGTCGGCGCATCCGCGCGGGGAGCCGACGGCAGTGCCTCCCTAGGACTCAGACTTGCCGCCGCCGACAACGACTTCAGCTACTTGGACGATGGTGGCACGGCGTTCGATGGCAGCGATGACCGCGTGCGGGTGCGTCACAACGCGGATCATCGGGAAACGGATGTGTGGTCCCTGGGCGAGTGGCGGCTTGGGCGCGTTCGGGTGCAGAGCACGCTCAACGCCTTCGACCGCGAGCAGGGGGCAGCCGGGATCGCGCTGATCCCGGCGGAACGCGCACGCTCGCACACGCGGCGTTTGTTGCTCGGCACGGAGGCCCTGGTCCCCTGCGCGCGCGCGGCGCGGTGTGAGTTGAGCTTTGCGACGGACGCGCTCTGGACCAGCCACGCCGTGAGCGACCCGGACCGCGAGTTGGGGCTTGGCGCCAGCTACACGCGCCTCGTGGGCATTCGCCTAGGCCAAAGCGCGAGGCTCCTCGGGGAGCTGGGACCCATCGTTGCGGTGGCGGGGCTACGCGCGGAACACTCGGCATTGCAGAGCGATGTCGGGAACGCGTCGCGGGCCTTGCGTCGTTCCGCTCGCAGCAGCGGTGAGGTGCGGGCGGCGTTGACCGAGCAGTTGACCCTGGTGGTCGCTGGCGCCGCGGAGATGCACTCGACTCGAGGTACCGACGGCCGCGAGCACGCTGCGCTGAGCCCCTTCGCGCGCGGAGCCTTCCTGCTTTCCTTGCTGCGCGAACTGACCTTGCGCGCCAGCGCAACCTGGGCCGAACGCCCCCCGACGTTGGGCGAGCTCTATGGGGTATCGGCGGTGTCCCTGGGCAATTCCGAGCTCCAGGCAGAGCGCGCGCTGTCGGCGGAGCTCGGTGTCTCCACTCGCGCTCGGGGCGTAGCCGGGGAGTTCGAGGCGGATCTGGCGGGCTTTTGCCGCGATACCAACGAGTTGATTGCTTTCCGTCGCTCGGGATTCGGGGTGCTGCGCCCCTTCAACCTCGGCTCGACTCGGGTGCTGGGCGCGGAGCTCTCGGCCCGGGCAGATCTGGTCCAGCACCTGGAACTGGATGCTGCCGTCACGGCCATGGAGCCGCGCGACATCAGCGCAGACCGAACGACGACGAACGACTTGTTGCCGTTCCAGTCGCGGCTCACCAGCTACGGTCGCGTCGGCGGCTACGTAGCGTTCGAGCGTGGAGCGGTGTCGCGGACTTCCCTGGGTATGTCCCTGCGCACTCGTTCGAGCCGCGTTGCTGATCCAGCGGGACTCATCGTGCTCCCCGGGTCGGAGATCGTCAGCGCCGACGCAGCGATCGCGCTGCTCGATCAGCACCTGCGACTGCGCGCGGCGGCGGAGAACCTCTTCGATCAGCGCGAGCTGGACCTGCTCGGCTTCCCACTGCCGGGGCGCGCGGTATTCGTCGGAGCGGAGCTGGCGCTTGCGCTGCGGTAG
- a CDS encoding saccharopine dehydrogenase NADP-binding domain-containing protein — protein sequence MIVVYGATGFTGQLVVNALVEMGRDDWVVAGRNEERVAELADRVRRPYRIADTQDPRSLEEMARGARVIVSTAGPFLKHGEPVVRAALEAGAHFVDTTGEQAYVARLIERYHGLAKAKRLAVVNAHAFEFALGISAASVLCDAYPDTHTVDVFNFVAGNGTSRGTQKSGLAALGEPALIRRRGRLVERGPSPVPMRVRMPGRERDSLAVPFPGTEALFLSRQYPSVRDVTTNLVLPKAVAWSAMGVWAARRGVAAMQRTGLLDWVDTRIDSGSEGPSEAARLVQTFTVLARGRQAHGRASVSVRGADPYGITGILAAQGGAWLADTAPLHAGVVSSAEAFGARRILDALAPQGVSYDVLSS from the coding sequence ATGATCGTCGTCTATGGAGCCACGGGGTTCACGGGACAGCTCGTGGTGAACGCGCTAGTGGAGATGGGGCGCGACGACTGGGTCGTGGCGGGGCGCAACGAAGAGCGAGTGGCAGAGCTCGCAGACCGCGTGCGGCGTCCCTACCGCATCGCAGACACCCAGGATCCGCGCAGCTTGGAGGAGATGGCGCGGGGCGCACGGGTGATCGTCTCCACGGCCGGGCCGTTCCTGAAACACGGCGAGCCAGTGGTGCGGGCCGCCCTCGAAGCCGGCGCTCATTTCGTAGATACCACGGGCGAACAAGCCTACGTGGCTCGGCTGATCGAGCGCTATCACGGCCTCGCCAAGGCCAAGCGCCTGGCGGTCGTCAACGCGCACGCGTTCGAGTTTGCGTTGGGCATCAGCGCTGCCAGCGTGCTCTGCGATGCCTATCCCGACACGCACACCGTGGACGTGTTCAACTTCGTCGCCGGCAACGGCACGTCGCGAGGCACGCAGAAGTCCGGCTTGGCCGCCCTCGGCGAACCGGCATTGATTCGACGCCGCGGTCGCCTGGTCGAGCGGGGGCCTAGTCCCGTACCGATGCGCGTGCGAATGCCCGGGCGCGAGCGAGACTCCTTGGCCGTCCCCTTCCCCGGCACCGAGGCGCTGTTCTTGTCGCGTCAGTATCCGAGCGTCCGCGACGTGACCACGAACCTCGTCCTTCCCAAGGCCGTCGCTTGGTCCGCAATGGGCGTGTGGGCAGCGCGTCGGGGAGTCGCGGCCATGCAACGCACCGGACTGCTCGATTGGGTGGACACGCGCATTGATTCGGGCTCCGAGGGACCCAGCGAAGCGGCTCGCCTCGTACAGACCTTCACGGTGTTGGCGCGCGGCCGACAGGCCCATGGGCGCGCGTCCGTGAGCGTTCGGGGAGCGGATCCCTACGGGATAACAGGGATCTTGGCGGCCCAGGGCGGAGCGTGGCTGGCGGACACGGCGCCCCTTCACGCGGGCGTCGTGTCTTCCGCCGAGGCCTTCGGCGCGCGCCGCATCCTGGACGCGCTCGCACCCCAGGGCGTGAGCTACGACGTGCTCTCGAGCTAG
- a CDS encoding GNAT family N-acetyltransferase — protein sequence MEIRRMQDGDLDAVAQLYLDSYEVSWTREGARAYIDKFFRFEPGSCFVAVEGDGVVGAVMGYSFEREFGLVLFIQELMVHPGTRHHGVAKKLVSALRESSGKRPSRVKVKPLVKADTGVLNFYNSLGFERDKSVSFSFDED from the coding sequence ATGGAAATCCGACGCATGCAGGACGGCGATTTGGACGCCGTGGCGCAGCTCTACCTGGACTCCTACGAAGTGAGTTGGACCCGAGAGGGCGCGCGCGCGTACATCGACAAGTTCTTCCGCTTCGAGCCGGGCAGCTGTTTCGTGGCTGTCGAGGGCGATGGCGTGGTGGGAGCCGTCATGGGGTACTCTTTCGAACGCGAGTTCGGCCTGGTGCTGTTCATCCAGGAGCTGATGGTCCACCCCGGTACTCGGCACCACGGCGTCGCGAAGAAGCTGGTGAGCGCCCTGAGAGAATCCTCCGGCAAGCGCCCCAGCCGAGTGAAGGTGAAGCCCCTGGTCAAGGCGGACACCGGTGTCCTCAATTTCTACAATTCCCTCGGATTCGAGCGGGACAAGAGCGTCAGCTTCTCTTTCGACGAGGACTGA